The window CGGGGACGGTGTAGCGCTCGCTCTTCTCGACCACCAGGCGCTGCGTGCCATCGGGGAGCACCTCGGTGGTCTCGGAGAAGATGATGCTGCTCGACCCCCTGTGCACGCCCTCGACGTTCACGATTCGCTCGAGGCTGATGCGATCGAAGGTGGTGGGATCGTGGTCGACGTGGGTGAGCGACTGGTTGTAGCCCACATCTTCCCACTCGAGCCTGCCGCCACGGATCTTGTCGACCACGCTGCCTCCCTCGGGAACCAGCAGCGCGTCACGCACGATGGAGACGTGCCCCTCGTGAAGGGTGTGCAGGTTGTCTCTCTCGATAGCCTCTTTGAGATGCGCGTACTCGGCCACCACGGCGACCCCGTCGATCTCTTCGTCGAGACTCTCTTCCCAGCCCGGTGAAGTGCTCATGAACCCTCCTCGCAGCAGCGCTTGCGCGTTGTCATGTTCTGCATCAGTGCTTCACGGGCCCCGCGACGCCGATGACCCCGCAGGCCACACGACGTCCGGCGTTGCCCGCCGGTTGCGACGTCAGGTCGTCGGCGCTGGCGTGCACGATGACCGCGCGTCCGATGACGCTGTCTGCCCCCTCGAGGCTCAGACCCGCGTCGGCCACATCGAGGTGCGCCTTGCCCTCTGCGTCGGCAACCAGGTTGCCCAGGTCACCCGCGTGCCGGTTCGGAGCGGTGGGGCCAGCGTGGTGCATCTTGTGGGGGTTGTAGTGTCCGCCGGCCGCAGACGCATCATCAGACGTGGCGTCACCGAACTCGTGGACGTGAAAGCCGTGCGCCCCAGGCGTGAGCCCCGTGATGTCAGCCACCACGTGGACCTTCCCGTTCTCCTGGATGAACCAGACCGTGCCCGCGACATGGCTGTCCTTGGTGGGGTGCAGCACCGCCACGGCTCTCACCGGATCAGCGGCGCGGGCTGCGGCCGTGACCGCGGCAAGAAGGACGAGCACGCAGATGATCGCTCTCTTCATTGGGGGGGAAACCTCCGTGCAGGAATGCTTTATCGCCGAGGCTTCGGGAAGGAGAACCCGCTCCCCTCTCTGCCTGCCCGGCACGGCAGACCGCCCCCCCCGTCACGCGCCGCGATGCAGGATGCCCGTGAGACACCCCAGCCCACCCGCGGCCCGCAGGTACTGATCGACCCCGACCTCTTCGCAGACCACACCCGCACGAACGAGCGTGGCTCTCACCTCAGGCGCGCCAGCAGGCATGAGAACGTGACGTGGCCGCAGCGTGACGAAGTTCATGGCGCGCCCCCAGCGCGTCTCGTGAGAAGGCTCGAGCGCGATCAGACGGATGCCGCGACGCTCGAGAGCGCCCCGGATGCCTCGGGTCAGACGCTCGGCGTTCACCGCTGCGAGATCGTGATCGATGAGATTCACCACGCCGAGGAGATGCTGCACTCCCTTGGGCAGCGTCACGGCCAGCGCTTCGACCCCCTGCGAGGCG of the Pseudomonadota bacterium genome contains:
- a CDS encoding superoxide dismutase family protein, giving the protein MKRAIICVLVLLAAVTAAARAADPVRAVAVLHPTKDSHVAGTVWFIQENGKVHVVADITGLTPGAHGFHVHEFGDATSDDASAAGGHYNPHKMHHAGPTAPNRHAGDLGNLVADAEGKAHLDVADAGLSLEGADSVIGRAVIVHASADDLTSQPAGNAGRRVACGVIGVAGPVKH